The Paraburkholderia hayleyella genome includes the window TTCAGCGCGGCGTGTATGACGTGTTTCTCGACACCTTCGTGGACGTCGCGTCGAAGCTCAAGCTGGGCTCGGCGTTCGAACCTGGCGTGCAGGCCAGCCCCGTCGCCAATGCGCGCCGTCTCGCGGCGGCCGATGCTTTCGTCCAGGATGCCCTGGCACACGGCGCACGGCTCGCACTGGGTGGGCACCGGCTTGAGCGAGCCGGTTTCTTTTACGCCCCGACGGTGCTGGCGGATGTCCCGGAAAGCGCTCGCATCATGAATGAAGAGCCGTTCGGCCCTGTTGTGCCCATGAGCGCCTTCGACACGATCGAAGAGGTATTGCTGCGCGCGAACCGTCTCGATTACGGCCTGGCCGCCTATGCCTTCACCGGCTCGGACCGGCGCGCCTTGCAACTGTCGAATGGGCTGGAGGCCGGCATGATCGGGATTAACAGCATGCTGGTGTCAGGGGCCGAGGTGCCGTTTGGCGGCGTGAAGGAAAGCGGGATCGGTTCGGAAAACGGTATCGAAGGTTTGCAGGCGTATCTCGTGACCAAATTCGTGCAGCAAGCGGTGTTGTGAGGAGGCTGTCATGGATGAAGCCTTACTCCTGCCTCGCGGATTAGCACAGAGCAACGAACAGGTTGCCGGTTCTGGCGCGGCGTCTGCTGTCTGGGAATCCGTGCAGATGGAAAAACTGTCGTGGCGGATTGCCGCGCAAGTGCGCGCCGCGCTCTTCTCGCGTCAGGTGAAAGCGGGCGATTTTCTCGGAAGCGAAGCCTCGCTGGCACAGCAGTTCCGCGTCAGCCGCACGGCCGCGCGCGATGCGCTGCGCTCGCTGGAAGCCGTCGGCATCGTCGAGATCCGGATGGGCGCCAAGGGCGGGGCGTGGATCGCCGCCGCCAATCTCGAACGCTTTGCCGATGCGCTGTCGGTGCAGTTGAGCCTGATCGGGGCGAAGGCGCTGGAAGTGTTCGAGGCGCAGATGGCGCTCGAAGTGCTGGCTGCGGAAAAAGCCGCCCAGGGGATGACCACGGCGCAGCGCGAGAACCTGGAAAACGCATTGCATGCCGTGGAGGCAGCGCGCACGCAACTCGATACTTTTACCGAGGCCTCGTTGCGTTTTCATGAGGCGTTGGTCGAAGCCTCCGGCAACCGTGTGCTGCTGGCGCAGTTCAAGGCGCTGCGCTTCATGCTGATGCCGCTGCTGGCGGCGTTCACCGACGCGGATACGGCTGAACGTGTGATCGCTTCGCATCGCCGCCTGTTTGAGGCCGTGTGCGGCGGCGAGGTCGCGCTCGCGCGGCAACTGATGCAGGCGCGCATCGAAACCGTGCGCGCGCGCTTCATGCCCGCCTGGAGCCGTAGCGTGAGTTAAACCCAGGCCCAAGCCCAGCCTGTGCTTCCCCCCAATACATAAACTGATGGAGACATTCATGATTATTGATGCGCACGCGCACGTTACCGCGCCCGATTCGCTTTACGTCTGGAAGTCCGGCCTCGTTTCCCATCGGGGCGCGCATGGCCGTGGCAGCGCGCAAATCAGCGATGACGAGATGCTCGCGGTACTCAATGCGCCGACCTTCGGCAGCAAATCGCACCTTGAGCAGTTGCGCGAGATCGGCACGGACCTGCAACTGATTTCGCCGCGTCCATATCAGATGATGCATAGCGAGAAGCCGGCGAAGATCGTTCACTGGTTCACCGAAGAGACCAACGACATCATCGCGCAGCAAGCGCGTCTCGTGCCGCAAACGTTTCGCGGCATCGGCGGTTTGCCGCAAGCGTATGGCGAACCGGTGAGCCGTTGCCTGCCCGAGCTTGAACGTTGCATCAAGGAGCTGGGTCTGGTCGGCGTGCTGCTCAACACGGATCCGAGCGAAGGTCTCGCTACCCATGACGTTCCCGATCTGGGCAGCGAGTACTGGTATCCGCTGTACGAAAAGCTGGTCGAGCTCGATGTGCCCGCGTATTTGCATTCGGCGGGGTGCCGCTCCGAGCGGCATAACTATTCCTTGCACTTCATCAACGAAGAAACGGTCGCGGTGATGGCGCTGGCGCGCTCGCGTGTGTTCAGGGATTTCCCGCAACTGAAGATCGTCGTGTCGCATGGCGGCGGTGCGGTGCCGTACCAGTTTGGCCGCTTCCAGGCGCCCTCGCTGCGTCCTGGGCGAGCCAGCGAGCCGTTTCTCGACAGCTTGCGCCGGCTCTATTACGACACCGTGCTGTATTCGGCAGAAGCGTTGCGTCTGCTGATTAAAACGGTCGGGGCGGACCGCTGTATTTTCGGTGCCGAGCGCCCGGGCGTGGGCACCGTGCAAGACCCGCAGACAGGCCGCTGGCTCGATGATATCGGGCCGCTGATCGAAAGCTTCGAATGGCTGAGCGCCGCCGAGAAGCAGCAGATTTTTTCGGGCAATGCCCGCAAGGTGTTCCGCCTTGATGACGTTGGTGCTGGTGCTGGTGCTGTTTCCAGCAGCGCGCGTGCCGCCTGACCGCAGGCGTGTAGCGATGACCTTACTAGTCCACAGGAGATGCGCATGGCGACCTTAGTCGGTGCGTTTGCCGCTTCGCATGGCCCCTTGCTGTCGATGCCCCCCGAGTTGTGGCATCTGCGCTCGGGTGCCGACATGAAGAATCCGTCGCACTGGTTTCAGGGGTGCGTGTATGACTATGCGCAACTGCTCGCGGCGCGCGCGCCCGGTTTTGCCGCTGCCGCGAGCGAGGCACAAAAGCAGGCGCGTTTTGCCGCCTGCCAGCGTGCCCTCGACACGCTAGCAGAACGCTTTGCCGCTGCACGGCCGGATCTGGTGCTGGTGCTGGGCAACGATCAGCGCGAAGTGTTCAAGGACGATCTGACACCGGCTATCACGCTGTTCAATGGCGCGCAGATCGACAATATTCCGCTCGCCGAAGCCCAGCGTTTGCGCTTGCCGCCGGGTATCGCCGAAGCGGAAGACGGGCACTGCCCGCCCGAAGGCGCAACGTATCCCGGCGCGCCTGAACAGGCGACGCAACTGGTCGAAGCGTTGTGCGAGGCGGGCTTCGATATCGCGGTATCGAGCCGCCTGCCCGAAGGCCGTGATCGGCAAAACGGCATTCCTCATGCGTTTGGTTTCGTCTATCGCCGCGTGATGCGCGATGCACCGCCGCCTTCGATACCGCTCTTTCTCAACGTCGGCGTGGCGCCGAACCAGCCTCGCGTGGCGCGCTGTCTGGCACTCGGTCATGCGCTGGGCACCGCGTTACGCGGCTTGCCGGAGGGCTTGCGGGTCGCCGTGGTGGCCTCGGGTGGCATGAGCCATTTCGTGGTCGACGAGGCGCTGGACCAGACCGTATTGCAAGCCCTGGCGCTGGGCGACGAAGACACGTTGCGCGGCATTGCCGAGCCGTATTTCAACGGCAACACCTCAGAGATCAAAAGCTGGCTGCCGCTCGTGGGTATTGCACGTAGCGCTGGGCTAACGATGAAGCTGATCGATTACGTGGCGTGCTATCGCTCAGAGGCCGGGACCGGCTCGGGCATGGCGTTCGCCTGCTGGGAATGACCACGGAGAGCCTCACCATGCATCACGAAGACGATTACACCCGGCGCCTGAAGCGGCTTGACTGCTGCGCGGTGTCGGATGCGCTCGACAAGCTCGGGCTGGCCGGAACGGTGACGGGTTTGCCGCAACGCTCGGGTACGCAGCGGATTGCGGGCCGCGCGGTGACGGTCAAGCTGATCGAGGCCAAGGCCCATGCCGCCGCACAGGCCGCACAGGCCGCGAATGTCACAGGCGGCAGCGTCAGTACCGCACCTCGTCATCTGGGCACCACCGCGATCGAATTCGCGGGCCCCGGCGATGTGATCGTGGTCGAGCAGCACACCGGCCTCGACGCGGGTAGTTGGGGCGGGATCTTGTCGCTAGGGGCATCGCTGCGCGGCATCGAAGGCGTGATTGCCGATGGCCCGGTGCGCGATATCGACGAGGCGCGGCAATACGGTTTCCCGGTTTTTGCGCGAGCCCTGACGGCTTTCACGGCACGCAACCGGGTCGCGGAAGCCGGCACCAACGTGCCGGTGAGTGTCGGCACGGTGAGCGTGAGCCCAGGCGATTACGTCATCGCCGATAACAGCGCGGTGATCTTCATTGCCGTGCAACACATCGAGCGCGTGCTGACGGCCGCCGAACACATCGCAGGCAAGGAAGCCGCCATGGCCAAGAAGCTCCTGAATGGCGTGCCGATTGCCCAGGTGATGGGCGCCGATTACGAATACATGCTGGCCAACCACGGATAAATCATGAGCGATACGAATGCAGCACGCGCGCAGGGCCTGGATACCGCGACCCTGAGCGATGCCCTGGACCGGCTCGGCATCATTGGCCAGTGCACCGGGATCAAGCCCCGCGACGCCAGCTTCCGCCTGTGCGGACGCGCTTTCACGATCCTCTACGGCCCGCCTTCGAGCCCGCCAGGAACGGTGGGCGATTACATCGACGATGTGCCGGAAGGGGGCGTCGTGGTGCTTGATAACGCAGGGCGCGAAGATTGCACCGTGTGGGGCGACATCCTGACGGAGATCGCCCATCGCCGGAAGATCGCCGGCACCGTGATCGACGGCATTTGCCGCGACGTGAGCCTGTGCCTCGCGCTGGGCTATCCCGTGTTCAGCAAGGGGCACTGGATGCGTACCGGCAAGGACCGCGTTCAGGTGGAAAGTACCCAGGTGCCCGTGAATATTGGCCATGTCAGGGTGGCGCCTGGCGATTTGCTGGTGGGCGATGCCGATGGCGTGATCGTGATTCCACAGGCGCATGAGGCGCGGGTGCTGGCTGCGGCCGAAGAAATTCACGCCGCGGAAAACGCGATCCGCGAGGCGGCGCGCCAGGGCATGCGGCTCGATGAGGCGCGCGCCCAGCATCGCTATCACGCGCTGCAAACGAAAACCTGAGCCTTGGCGTGCGCCCCGCAGTCAGAACGTTAATCAAGGAGACATCATGCCGTACCCCTTTATCGAGTCGCCGCTCGTGACCGCCACGATTGAGCGGCCCGCTGCGGCAGTGATCGACGCCGCCCGTGCTTTTCCCTCCGCCACGTTGCTCGAAGCGGCCAACAAGACGGGCGCGCTGCCCTCGGCGATCAAGCCGGTGAGTCCGGCGTTCCGCGTCTGCGGTCCGGCGCTCACGGTGCATTCGCCGCCAGGCGACAACCTGTGGCTGCATCGCGCGCTAGTGGTGGCGCAGCCCGGTGATGTGCTGGTGGTGTACACCAGCGATTTTCACGAAGCGGGTTATTGGGGCGAAGTCATGTCCACGGCCGCCAAGGCGCGCGGCATTGCGGGCCTGGTCATCGACGGTTGCGTACGCGATGCCGAACTGCTGGCGCAAATCGGCTTTCCGGTGTTTTCGCGTGGCCTGTGCATTCGCGGCACGACGAAGGATTTTGCCGCGCGTGGCTGGATCAATCATCCCGTGCGTATCGGCGAGGTGCCGGTGCGCGCGGGCGATCTGGTGGTGGGCGATGCCGATGGCGTAGTGGTGCTGGCGCAAGAATCACTGGGCGCGACGTTACGTGCTGCCCGCGAGCGCGAAGACCTCGAAGCGCAGATTTTGCAGCGGATCACCGCAGGCGAACTCACGCTCGATATCTACGGCTGGAATCGCTAGACGCAGCCCGCATTATTCAGGCCGCCGCCCGCCATTCGCCACTTGCCACGCGCCACTATCAAGCCATTCACGCGTCATACATGGAGCTATTCTGATGAGCCACCCCACCCCAGCGGAGCCGTCGCTGACCCTCTCCGAGCGGGCCGACGCACTCGAACACAAGATGATCGCGGAGCTGGACCAGCGTGTCGTGAAATCGGTGATCTACACCTCGGGCGAGCGCGATCCCACCCAGGCGGTACCGCCCCCGCCGGGCACCGGCCACTTCATGATGGGCCACGATCCCCGGTTGCAGGTCATGCCTGCGGCCCCAACGCTCGCGGATTTTTTCAAATACCGCTTCGGCCCCGCCAATCACGTGCTGCAAAGCGCAACCCATGCGCTGAAGGCCGGGCAAAGCGAGAAGGTCGTACTGGCTTGCCTCTTGCACGACATCAGCGTGGCCGGTTTTATTCGCGGCGATCACGGTTACTGGGGCGCGCAGATGATTGCACCGTATGTCGACGAAGAAGTGAGCTGGGCCATCCAGTATCACCAGGCGCTGCGCTTTTTCGCCGATGAAACCGTGGGCTATGGCTACCCGGAAGCGTACTTGCGCTACTTCGGCAAGGAGTACGAGCCCGAGGACTACATCCGGCGCGATTACGAATACGCACGCAATCACAAGTGGTACATGTCGAGCCGCTCGATCACGCTGCACGATATCTATTCATTCGATCCCAACGCGGTGGTGAACCTCGATGATTTCACCGACATCATCGGCCGCAACTTTCGTCAGCCGAAGGAAGGGCTGGGTTTTGATGGCAGCCCCTCGGCGCATATCTGGCGCACGATCATCTGGCCGACGAAGTTTCTGTAACGCTGGGTCCTCGTGTTTTGCTGTTTTTGCCGCGTGATTCCCTCTTCTTTAGCTGCGAAAAAGGTCTTCCCCATGACAACCGAAACAACCGAACTGCGTCCCGTTGCTCCCGCCTATATTGGCTCGCTCAAACCTTATCAGGCGGGCAAGCCGATTGAAGAAACCGCTCGTGAGTACGGCCTGCCCGAAGCCAGCATCATCAAGCTGGCTTCAAACGAAAACCCGCTAGGCATGCCGCCTGCTGCACGCGCCGCGATTGACGCGATTCTCCATGGCGGTGCGCGTTACCCAGACCCAAACGGCCACGCGCTGAAAACCGCGCTCAGCCAACGCTACGCGGTCGAGAAGAACTGGATCACGCTCGGCAATGGTTCGAGCGACATCCTTGAACTGGTGGCGCGCGCGTTTCTTCAGGCCGCAACGCCGGAGGCGGACTGCAATGCGGTGTCGTCGCAGTACGCGTTCATGGCCTGGCAAAACGCGGTGAAGGCGACCGGTGCGCGTCTGATCCAGGTGCCGGCCAAAGATTACGGCCACGATCTGGACGCCATGGCGCAGGCCATCACGCCGGGCACGCGGGTGGTGTATCTCGCCAACCCGAACAATCCCACGGGAACGTTCTTCACGCTCGATGCGTTGCGCGCTTTCATGGAGCGTGTGCCGGGCAACGTGGTGGTGTTGCTGGACGAGGCCTACAACGAGTATCTCGAACCTGCCTTGCGCTATGACAGCACGGAACTGGTGCGCCGCTATCCGAATCTGGTGGTGTCGCGCACGTTCTCGAAAGCCTTTGGCCTCGCCGGTTTGCGCGTCGGCTTTGCGATCGCTACGCCTTACGTGACGGATCTGCTCAACCGTGTGCGCCAGACCTTCAACGTCAACTCGCTGGCACAAGCTGCTGCGATCGCAGCCTTGGGTGACGAGGCCTATCTCAACGCGTCATACCGGCTGAACCGTGAAGGCATCGTCCAGTTCTACGCGTTGTGCACCGAACTCGGGCTGGAGTATGTCGCAAGCCAGGGCAACTTTGTTGTCATCAAGGTGGGCCATGCGGGCGAGTTGTTCGATGCGCTCTTGCGACGCGGCATCATCGTGCGCAAGGTGACCGATTACGGTCTTGGCGAATGGCTACGCGTCACGGTGGGCCTGCCCGAAGAAAACGCCCGCTTTTTCTCGGCGTTGCGCGAACTGGTGGCGCTCAGCGTTTAAAGAGGCGGACGCGATACAGGATGTGCGCTATCGCCCAGTTTATTTTTGACTCTTTGAAATAGCATAAATTTAACTATATTATCGTTTGCATCAAAGCCCCCGCATGCGGTGTGTCCGTACTACACCGCATGTGACAAACAGGCGCACAAAAGACCCTGTCGCTTGATGCGATTCCCCCGATGGAGCGAGACATTCCATGTTCGAGTTTATTTTGCGCAGACTCTCCCAGAGCGTGCTGGCGCTGTGGGTGATGTCACTGCTGGTGTTCGCTGGCGTGTATGTGGTGGGGGATCCGATTGCGCTGATGGTGCCCGACAGCGCCACCCCCGAGATGCGTACCCGCATCATCGCGGCACTCGGGCTCGATCAGCCCGCATGGCTCCAGTACTGGAATTTCTTGAGCCATTCAGTGCGAGGGGATTTTGGCACTTCGTTCCTGACCGGCGCACCCGTCGCGCAGATGATCCTCACGCGCATGCCCGCCACGCTCGAGCTGGCGCTCATCGCCATGCTGATGGCGATGCTGCTGGGCATTCCGCTGGGGATGTACGCCGGGTTGCGTCCTGAGAAATTCACCTCGCGCCTGATCACCGCTTCATCGACGATAGGGTTTAGTCTGCCGACTTTCTGGGTCGGCCTGATCCTGATTCTCGTGTGTTCGGTGCTGTTTGGCTGGCTGCCTTCGGGCGGTCGCGGCGCGACGACATCGTGGCTGGGCATGCAGGTGAGCTTTCTCACGCTCGATGGCTGGCGTCATCTGCTCTTGCCAGCCTTCAACCTGGCGCTCTTCAATATCGCGCTGATCATCCGCCTCGCGTATTCGTCCACGCGCGAAACCGCGCTCACCGATTACGTCAAGTTCGCTCGCGCCAAAGGACTGCGCGCTTCGCGCATCGTGGGGGTGCACATTCTGAAGAACATCATGATTCCGCTGATTACCGTGATTGGTATCAATCTCGGCGGCTTGATCGCTTTTTCGATTGTGACGGAAACCGTGTTTGCATGGCCCGGCATGGGCAAGCTACTGATCGATTCGATCAATGCGCTCGACCGGCCTGTGGTGATCGCGTATCTGCTCACCGTCGCCGTGATTTACATGCTGATCAATCTCGTGGTGGACATTCTGTATTCGTTGCTGGATCCGCGGATCTCGGTGGCGGCGCAAGAGGGCTGAGATGGGACATACAACAGGAACCGCCATGGCTGAAACCGGTATCAAGTCAAACCCGGCTGTGGCCACAGGCCCGGTGCCAGGACCGCTCGCGGGACAGGTTGCCGCGCCGCCGCTCAACCGGCCCCATCGTCTGGCCCGCATCGGCGGACAACTGAGCGCGCTATGGCGCGAGTTTTATCAAAGCAGGCTGGCGCTTACGGGCCTTGTGCTGTTCGCGCTGATTGCCGCGCTCGCGGTGTTTGCGCCCTGGATCGCCCCGCAAAATCCTTACGACCTGGCGCAGATCGATATCAGCGATTCGCAACTCGCGCCGCTCGCGCATGCCGCGTCAGGCGCACACCGTTACTGGCTCGGCACTGACGATCAAGGCCGCGACATGCTCTCGGCGATCCTGTATGGCATGCGCACCAGCCTCTATGTGAGCGTGATTTGCACCGTGCTGGCGCTCGCCATTGGCGTGGCGCTCGGGCTGACGGGCGCGTTCTATGGCCGCCGGGTCGATGCTTTCATCATGCGGCTGGCCGATATCCAGTTGTCGTTTCCGTCGATCCTGATTGCGCTTGTGTTCATCGCCGCGTTTGGCAAAGGCGTCGACAAGATTATCTACGCGCTCGTGCTGGTGCAATGGGCGGTGTATGCGCGTACCGCGCGCGGCTCGGCGCTGGTCGAGCTGCGCAAGGAATACGTCGAAGCCGCGCGCTGCCTGAAACTCAGCGACATGCGCATCATTTTTCGTCACGTATTGCCGAACTGCATTCCGCCTTTGCTGGTGGTGGCGACGGTGCAGATGGCCACCACGATCTCGCTCGAAGCCACGCTGTCGTTTCTCGGGCTAGGGCTGCCGATCACCGAGCCTTCGCTGGGCCTGCTGATCTCGAATGGCTACAACTATCTGTTATCCGGCTCGTACTGGATCAGTGTGTTCCCGGGCGTCGCGTTGCTGCTCCTGATGCTATGCCTGAACCTGATGGCCGATCGCCTGCGCGACGTGCTTAACCCGAGGTTGAAAAAATGACTCAGCCAGTCCTGCAAGTGACCGATCTCTCGACACATTTCACGACGCCGCGCGGCATCGTCAAAGCGGTCAACGGAGTGAGCTTTAGCGTGGCCCGCGGCGAGATTCTCGGCGTGGTGGGGGAATCCGGTTCGGGCAAATCGCAGACGGGTTATTCGGTGATGGGCCTGATCGATCCACCAGGCAAGGTGGTGGGAGGCAGCATCCGGCTCGCGGGCGAGGAACTGGCGGGTTTGCGCGAAGCGCAATGGCGCAAGATTCGCGGTAACCGGATTGCGATGATCTTCCAGGACCCGATGATGACGCTCAACCCGGTGCTGCGGATCGACACGCAGATGATCGAAGCGGTTCTGGCGCATCGCCCGGTGAGCCGCCATGTGGCGCTCGATGAGGCGCGCAGGGCGCTGGCCCAGGTGGGAATTCCGGCGCCAGACGAGCGGCTCAAGTGTTACCCGCACCAGCTTTCCGGCGGCATGCGTCAGCGCGTGGCGATTGCGATTGCGCTGATCAACCGGCCTGAAGTGGTGATTGCCGACGAGCCCACCACCGCGCTGGATGTGACGATTCAAGCGCAGATCCTGGGCGAGATTCAGCAATTGTGCCGCGACTCAGGCACGGCATTGATCTGGATTACGCATGATTTATCGGTCGTAGCCGGGCTCGCGGATCGCGTGTGCGTGATGTATGGCGGACGTATCGCCGAATACGGCAATGTCGCGCAGGTACTCGACGCGCCGCTCCATCCCTATACCCGCGGCCTGATGAATTCGATTCCGAGCCGCAATCCCAAAGGCCAGATGCTGCGCCAGATTCCCGGCGCACCGCCCTCGTTGCTGGCGCTGGGTGAGGGGTGTGCGTTTCGCACGCGTTGTGAATTTGCTGTGGCGGAATGCGCGCAGCCCATTGCTGAAGTGCAAGCCGAGGCGGGCCATATGGTTCGCTGTATTCGTCCCGCGCGTGACATTCATGCCGTAGAGGCCCATCAGGAGATCGCATGACCCCGTTGCTTGAACTACGCCAGGTCACGAAGACTTTTGCTCCCCGCCAGGATGTGACTGGCCGGATTGTCAGTGCGCTGACCGGCCGGGCCAGGCCTCGCGGCGTGCAAGCGGTGAGTAATCTGAGCCTGAGTGTGCATGCGGGCGAAGTGGTGGGGCTGGTCGGCGAATCCGGCTGTGGCAAGTCGACCGTAGGGCGTCTGGCAGCCGGCGTGTACTGGCCGACGAGTGGCCAGCGCTACTGGCAGGACACGGACCTGGCTCAGCTTGCGCGCCGGGAGCGGGATCAGGCCGAGCTGGAAATCCAGATGATCTTTCAAGACCCGTATGCCTCGCTGAATCCGCGCATGCGCGCGGCCGATATCGTTGCCGAAGGGGCGTATGTGCACGGTTTGATTCGCCGCGATGAGGTCCGGGATTTCGTGGCCGGATTGTTTGAACGGGTTGGCCTGGATCCGGATTCGATGGACCGGTTTGCGCATCAGTTCTCGGGTGGACAGCGCGCACGGATTGGCATTGCGCGTGCGTTGTCGGTCAAGCCGAAATTTCTGGTCTGTGACGAATCGGTCGCGGCGCTCGATGTGTCGATTCAGGCCCAGGTGTTGAATCTGTTTATCAGGCTGCGGGAAGAACTGGGTCTGACGTACCTGTTTATCAGCCACGATCTTGGTGTGGTGCGGCATATCGCAGATCGAATTGTCGTGATGTACCTGGGGCGGATTGTCGAATCCGGGCCTACTGAAACGGTTTATGAAAATCCGCGCCATCCCTATACCCAGGCGTTATTGGCGGAAGTGCCCTCGCTCGACAAGCGCAAGAAAACGTTTATTGGCATCAAGGGCGAAATTCCTTCGCCGCTCAATCCGCCTGAGGGTTGTCACTTTCATACCCGTTGTCCGCATGCGCTACCGCTATGCAAAGCGCTGGCCCCTGAACTGCGCGATGTCGGCGGTGGACAGCTTGCAGCATGTCATTTGATGGAATGAAATAATGTCATGCCTGATATTGGCAGGGATTTTTTCTGCGACATGTTTAAAACAGACTGGTTAATTCCGCTTAATGCCTTATGTCTCATGCGTGAAGCGGAGTTTGTTGATTATGGCAGCGATATGAAATAGAAAAAATTAACGAATTAAACTTGACATCTATATTCGACGCGCATCAGAATCCGGGGGATTTGAGGAGTGTGAAACATGACACGTATACCAGAAGCGCTCGTATCCAGATTTCAGCATGCTTCAAGAGCTGCATATAACAACGCGCCTGAGGGTGTAAAAAAAACAGAAAAAACGCAGGCGCCTTCAGGTAAAAATCGGGGGTGCGGGATTTTTCAATGCATCTGGCCGAAAACATTTTCCCCATCTGGTTCTGATGAAAATAATGTTTTGGGGATGCAGTTAAGTTCGTTGAATTATTATAATTCAGAAAAAAACAATCAGTCTTCTGAAAAAATAAATCCTGACCGGGCTGGAAATTCGCAATTATCTTCGGTGCCTGATTGGTTGAATAATGACTATTCATCTCAGGTGGCAGGACAGAATAAATCTGAGGTGAGTTTCCCTTATAGTCCTGTTGTGCCTGTGGTTTTTTTACCCGATCATGAGCCGGCGCTGTTATATGACGCTTCAATCTTCAGGAATCTGCCCTATGTCAAGGGAAATAGTGGGGATATTTTTGAATATGCGTTCCGTAACTCGCCTTCGATTAATTCTGATTCTTTATCTCCGCAGTTTTTCGTGGGTCAGCTGGCTGGGATAAGGTTTAATCTTGTTTTAAATTATACTCTGAGGGGTGGCAAGCAGGCAGGGCCGCAAGAGCAGAATAATGATTTTCTTTTAACGGAAGAAGATTTTATCTTGACGCCAACCCTTGTTCCAAACAAGGGTGTTATGTCTCCAGTTGTTTCATCTGGTTTTTTAAAAGGGCAGCAGCCAGATTTTAGTCCGAAAACGATAAATAATAAAATATATCTTTCTCCTGTTCCAACAAGTTCGAAAAAACTTTCTGAAGTGTTTACGCGGCTGGTGACACTCAATAATCATTCAACTCCTCCTGATTTTAATAATTCTCCCGCGTGGATTGTTAACTCTCCCGCGTTGCTCGCTAGCTCGGAGCCGAGGA containing:
- a CDS encoding ABC transporter permease, with the protein product MFEFILRRLSQSVLALWVMSLLVFAGVYVVGDPIALMVPDSATPEMRTRIIAALGLDQPAWLQYWNFLSHSVRGDFGTSFLTGAPVAQMILTRMPATLELALIAMLMAMLLGIPLGMYAGLRPEKFTSRLITASSTIGFSLPTFWVGLILILVCSVLFGWLPSGGRGATTSWLGMQVSFLTLDGWRHLLLPAFNLALFNIALIIRLAYSSTRETALTDYVKFARAKGLRASRIVGVHILKNIMIPLITVIGINLGGLIAFSIVTETVFAWPGMGKLLIDSINALDRPVVIAYLLTVAVIYMLINLVVDILYSLLDPRISVAAQEG
- a CDS encoding ABC transporter permease — encoded protein: MAETGIKSNPAVATGPVPGPLAGQVAAPPLNRPHRLARIGGQLSALWREFYQSRLALTGLVLFALIAALAVFAPWIAPQNPYDLAQIDISDSQLAPLAHAASGAHRYWLGTDDQGRDMLSAILYGMRTSLYVSVICTVLALAIGVALGLTGAFYGRRVDAFIMRLADIQLSFPSILIALVFIAAFGKGVDKIIYALVLVQWAVYARTARGSALVELRKEYVEAARCLKLSDMRIIFRHVLPNCIPPLLVVATVQMATTISLEATLSFLGLGLPITEPSLGLLISNGYNYLLSGSYWISVFPGVALLLLMLCLNLMADRLRDVLNPRLKK
- a CDS encoding ABC transporter ATP-binding protein gives rise to the protein MTQPVLQVTDLSTHFTTPRGIVKAVNGVSFSVARGEILGVVGESGSGKSQTGYSVMGLIDPPGKVVGGSIRLAGEELAGLREAQWRKIRGNRIAMIFQDPMMTLNPVLRIDTQMIEAVLAHRPVSRHVALDEARRALAQVGIPAPDERLKCYPHQLSGGMRQRVAIAIALINRPEVVIADEPTTALDVTIQAQILGEIQQLCRDSGTALIWITHDLSVVAGLADRVCVMYGGRIAEYGNVAQVLDAPLHPYTRGLMNSIPSRNPKGQMLRQIPGAPPSLLALGEGCAFRTRCEFAVAECAQPIAEVQAEAGHMVRCIRPARDIHAVEAHQEIA
- a CDS encoding ABC transporter ATP-binding protein, translated to MTPLLELRQVTKTFAPRQDVTGRIVSALTGRARPRGVQAVSNLSLSVHAGEVVGLVGESGCGKSTVGRLAAGVYWPTSGQRYWQDTDLAQLARRERDQAELEIQMIFQDPYASLNPRMRAADIVAEGAYVHGLIRRDEVRDFVAGLFERVGLDPDSMDRFAHQFSGGQRARIGIARALSVKPKFLVCDESVAALDVSIQAQVLNLFIRLREELGLTYLFISHDLGVVRHIADRIVVMYLGRIVESGPTETVYENPRHPYTQALLAEVPSLDKRKKTFIGIKGEIPSPLNPPEGCHFHTRCPHALPLCKALAPELRDVGGGQLAACHLME